A stretch of Aureispira sp. CCB-E DNA encodes these proteins:
- a CDS encoding lipopolysaccharide assembly protein LapB yields the protein MMTKKIIIIVSLFICWISIYGCGESTDRPNDLEPEHGKLTGIPTIDALTRDIKADPENMTLRVARYEAYTAEGMLKEAEAEARLIYENDKTNWKAARLLAWAYLENNKSKPAIKILEHALEIHPDTLMLLLVHSEMNLLIKHYDEALISAEKVLKLSPLNVEGLFMRGQILKYMGDTLNAIGNFQTAVEQDADHIDAYMQLADIFSDKKEKIAIQYYDNALRIDSTAYEALKGKAAFYHQNYTKDNGYLEKTKEAYERLIYHHPQEANGSYDYGLFFMEEKDYEQAAHFFDVATQYDPTFGDAYYFEGLALENLGKIDEAVTAYKNAVNNNNRFNRAEDALKRLGKF from the coding sequence ATGATGACAAAAAAAATAATTATTATTGTTAGTTTATTTATTTGTTGGATATCTATTTATGGTTGTGGAGAAAGCACAGATAGACCAAACGATTTAGAACCAGAACATGGTAAATTGACTGGAATACCAACTATCGATGCCTTGACTAGAGATATTAAAGCGGATCCAGAAAATATGACGTTGCGGGTGGCTCGGTACGAAGCGTATACTGCCGAAGGAATGTTGAAGGAGGCAGAAGCAGAAGCTCGCTTGATTTATGAGAACGACAAAACAAACTGGAAAGCAGCTCGGTTGTTGGCGTGGGCTTATTTGGAGAATAATAAATCTAAGCCAGCGATCAAAATATTAGAGCATGCCTTAGAGATTCACCCAGATACACTGATGCTCTTGTTGGTGCATTCTGAAATGAATTTGCTGATAAAACACTATGATGAAGCTTTGATTTCGGCTGAAAAAGTATTAAAACTATCTCCATTAAACGTAGAGGGTTTATTCATGCGTGGACAAATTCTTAAGTATATGGGAGATACCTTGAATGCAATTGGTAATTTTCAGACAGCAGTAGAGCAGGATGCAGATCATATTGATGCTTACATGCAATTGGCAGATATTTTCTCAGATAAGAAAGAAAAAATTGCCATACAATATTATGATAATGCGCTAAGAATTGACTCGACTGCTTACGAGGCTCTCAAAGGAAAAGCAGCGTTTTATCACCAAAACTATACAAAAGACAACGGCTATTTGGAAAAAACCAAGGAAGCTTACGAGCGCTTAATTTATCATCACCCGCAAGAGGCAAATGGTAGCTATGATTATGGTTTGTTTTTTATGGAGGAAAAAGATTATGAACAGGCAGCACACTTCTTTGATGTCGCAACCCAATATGATCCTACGTTTGGTGATGCCTATTATTTTGAAGGACTCGCTTTGGAAAATTTGGGCAAGATAGATGAAGCAGTAACTGCTTATAAGAATGCAGTGAATAATAACAATCGTTTCAATCGGGCAGAGGATGCTCTAAAACGACTAGGTAAATTTTGA
- a CDS encoding DUF4382 domain-containing protein yields MLKMKYLLMFAVCSFAFVQCTQDSDTQEEQKEVSIQLTDAPIDDADVDAVFITVAEVKVDGQTFSGFSGKKTINVKALQNGSVDALGTADLDAKAYSNITLVLDLDTDAQGNAMGCYIERANGTKESLAGSATGTIEVTSQGAIDLATETRSSVEVVLDFDLRKAIKNGANNNDYDFVSSAELSSSVRTVVKHETGTVKGSTTNNSGSNNDKVVAYIYTKGSYSSSEKNPQGTSNIRFKNAVSSSVVDANGDFQLSYLKDGEYDVVFASYEYDAQNKAVFKGTLEIGGLLSGTVLGAVTVNAQAQASLNFDFTALIL; encoded by the coding sequence ATGCTAAAAATGAAGTATTTGTTAATGTTTGCAGTGTGTAGTTTTGCATTTGTACAATGTACTCAAGATAGTGACACGCAAGAAGAACAAAAAGAAGTATCTATACAATTAACAGACGCTCCTATTGATGATGCAGATGTAGATGCTGTATTTATAACTGTCGCAGAAGTGAAAGTTGATGGTCAAACTTTTAGTGGTTTTTCAGGCAAAAAAACAATCAATGTAAAAGCATTGCAAAATGGTTCTGTAGATGCTTTGGGAACAGCTGATTTAGATGCCAAGGCATACAGTAATATTACCTTAGTATTAGATTTAGATACTGATGCTCAAGGAAATGCAATGGGCTGCTATATTGAGCGCGCCAATGGAACCAAAGAGTCTTTAGCAGGTTCAGCTACAGGGACAATTGAGGTAACTTCTCAGGGCGCTATTGATTTGGCGACAGAAACACGTTCTTCTGTAGAGGTTGTATTAGACTTTGATCTGCGTAAAGCAATTAAGAATGGTGCTAACAACAACGATTATGATTTTGTAAGTTCTGCTGAATTGTCTTCTTCTGTTAGAACGGTTGTTAAACATGAAACAGGAACTGTAAAAGGATCAACAACCAATAATTCAGGTTCTAACAATGATAAAGTAGTTGCCTACATATATACTAAGGGATCGTACAGTAGTTCTGAGAAAAACCCACAGGGAACTAGCAATATTCGATTTAAAAATGCAGTCAGTAGTTCTGTTGTCGATGCCAATGGTGATTTCCAATTATCTTACTTAAAAGATGGGGAGTATGATGTCGTATTTGCTTCTTATGAGTACGATGCACAGAACAAAGCTGTTTTTAAAGGAACACTCGAAATAGGCGGTTTGTTAAGCGGAACTGTGTTAGGAGCTGTAACTGTTAATGCACAGGCACAAGCCAGTTTAAACTTTGATTTTACTGCATTAATTCTGTAA
- a CDS encoding DUF6427 family protein, with protein MFLYFLLFGANIWLYPNDLTLFEELPSTLSTWGMQWLLHPTSNKMAFSILLLIQAFTVNSIVNNFKLTKHYSYITAICYILLHFSYFNIDSCSPVMLANTFLLWSLYSMCNSYEKRVSLGTIFNIGFAAAIAALFYNGFISYFFWITIGLLIVRSFDFQEFLLLIGGFFIPFFLLGTYHFLGDSFDQWIDQELMSHYSTMIVHYETNTALYLLLGIISTPLLLAIGNLQALYFKTTAREKKYIHTVLLMPFMALLSLLFQDQLYSYHFVIFMVPMSILLSITLQSYKSLAASEAVHFILFMLCLGIQYQTFFFQ; from the coding sequence GTGTTTCTATATTTTCTTCTCTTTGGAGCAAATATTTGGCTATATCCTAATGATTTAACTCTTTTTGAAGAACTCCCTAGTACCCTTAGTACATGGGGCATGCAATGGCTTCTTCATCCTACGAGCAACAAAATGGCTTTTAGCATCTTGTTATTGATTCAGGCTTTTACAGTCAATTCAATTGTCAACAACTTCAAACTGACCAAACACTACTCCTACATTACAGCCATTTGCTATATACTGCTACATTTTAGTTATTTTAACATTGATAGTTGTTCGCCCGTAATGCTAGCCAATACCTTTTTATTGTGGTCGTTGTATAGTATGTGCAACAGCTATGAAAAAAGAGTTTCTTTAGGCACCATTTTTAATATTGGCTTTGCCGCCGCAATAGCAGCTCTATTTTATAATGGTTTTATTAGTTATTTTTTTTGGATTACGATTGGTTTGTTAATTGTCCGATCATTTGATTTCCAAGAATTTTTATTATTGATTGGAGGGTTCTTTATTCCTTTTTTCTTGTTGGGAACGTACCATTTTTTAGGAGATAGTTTTGACCAATGGATAGACCAAGAACTAATGTCTCACTACTCAACTATGATTGTCCATTATGAGACCAATACAGCGCTGTATTTATTATTAGGCATTATATCCACCCCTTTGTTACTGGCCATTGGCAATCTACAAGCTTTATATTTTAAAACAACCGCTAGAGAAAAAAAATACATCCATACCGTTTTATTAATGCCCTTTATGGCTTTGTTAAGTCTCCTATTTCAAGATCAGCTATATAGTTATCATTTTGTTATATTCATGGTTCCGATGAGCATTTTGTTGAGTATTACGTTACAATCTTATAAAAGTCTAGCAGCATCAGAAGCTGTTCATTTTATTCTTTTTATGCTTTGCTTAGGCATTCAATACCAAACTTTCTTTTTTCAGTAA
- a CDS encoding CHAT domain-containing tetratricopeptide repeat protein, translated as MKNLLYLLPFLILPLFSFGQDASALVQQANEAVDAERFEQANTLFSDAAKRYATDGNWDAYFDCGVNIISNWIQLGSYEEGLSSANDYISKAESVNYEGLSLSLIYKNIGRIYYAQDDYKAALPALEQALLIREKINAEDPNLARDYGNLGIVGRLSNRNSRATEFLEKAIALQDNDNVLARLYTEMGINYKNIGNFRKSLDYQNQALRLLESDTSKDYFAIGLAYLEKGVTLTELKQEGEDIIALQQALALFKGAAFDYTNQVNCYRNIAYSYLRSGQGKTYDAAYLDSAQFYYEKALKIATSELPEKNAYSTQILFDLSSVLVAKKQFTEAEAALNQGTKMSIHAFDSKSLENFKALASTASFYRSKRDFETALNFHQKQLISIIQDYDNTDYWHLPNLEQSKSSLSYDAITDVLAAKARTWFLYYKYGHGDSKKLDAALKTIRLFDEMVNHIRADFSTSGSNIAWSDLTLDAYENGIEICLALFKEKGDPMHKELALYYSEKSKGLTLLESFQNTKAKEVAGLPEADLIKERELKLDIADLQQEVFLLTQQNNPKLADQIAALKKRIFLKKEIYQDFLKELERNHPQYYNTKYKLEILNLTQMRELLKEDQGFVEYFVGDSSLFAFKITKTEFEVFTLDVQENMLHQVGDFRKSIYGYFLSSKDRSEQMKSKYANLYADQAYQLYQNLVAPLGTLPHRLIIIPAGPMCDMPFEPLLTQKVDEPENYQAHPYLLHDHLISYCYSATLLKEMMHKQHLPTDYTYVGFAPSFGESAVSIIRGKRFALSPLAYNKPEIENINHLLGTGTIFKDQDATENQFKAIASDYKIIHFATHGMANSNDPDYSLLAFTEVEDEEENEFLYVSDLYNLELNAEMVVLSACETALGKNFRGEGIMSLARGFSYAGTKSIFTTLWSVNDQSTYNIIKSYYTYLQQGKDKDEALRLSKIDYIQKASHFTAHPFLWSPYILIGDTDEVPALQKQNAWMWIGGGIVVLLLLGGLLFSFLRKEKQ; from the coding sequence ATGAAGAATTTATTATATCTCTTGCCTTTCCTAATCCTTCCTTTGTTCTCTTTTGGACAGGATGCTAGTGCTTTAGTTCAACAAGCCAACGAAGCTGTAGATGCAGAACGTTTTGAACAAGCTAATACGCTTTTTTCAGATGCTGCAAAACGCTATGCTACAGATGGAAATTGGGATGCATATTTTGATTGCGGTGTTAATATTATTTCTAATTGGATACAATTAGGCAGCTATGAAGAGGGCTTAAGTTCAGCCAATGACTATATTAGCAAGGCAGAATCGGTTAACTATGAAGGTTTATCACTGTCTTTGATCTATAAGAATATTGGTAGAATCTACTATGCTCAAGATGATTACAAAGCTGCATTGCCTGCATTAGAACAAGCTCTACTAATTAGAGAAAAAATCAATGCAGAAGATCCTAATTTGGCTCGTGACTATGGCAACTTAGGTATTGTCGGACGTTTATCCAATCGGAATAGTAGAGCCACTGAATTTTTAGAAAAGGCTATCGCCTTGCAAGACAATGATAATGTATTGGCTCGCTTATATACTGAAATGGGAATCAATTACAAGAATATTGGTAATTTTCGCAAAAGCCTAGATTATCAAAACCAAGCCCTTCGACTCTTGGAGTCAGATACATCAAAAGACTACTTTGCCATTGGACTGGCTTATCTTGAAAAAGGTGTTACATTGACGGAATTAAAACAAGAAGGGGAAGATATTATTGCCCTCCAACAAGCATTGGCTTTATTCAAAGGAGCTGCCTTTGATTATACTAACCAAGTTAATTGTTACCGAAACATTGCCTATTCCTACTTGCGATCTGGGCAAGGAAAAACCTATGATGCTGCTTACTTAGATTCTGCTCAATTTTATTATGAGAAAGCATTAAAAATTGCAACCTCTGAATTGCCAGAAAAGAATGCTTATAGTACTCAAATCTTATTTGATTTAAGCTCTGTACTGGTTGCTAAGAAACAATTTACAGAGGCAGAAGCAGCCCTAAACCAAGGCACTAAAATGAGCATCCATGCATTTGATTCTAAAAGCCTTGAAAACTTTAAGGCTCTAGCCAGCACAGCATCCTTTTATCGTTCTAAAAGAGACTTTGAAACGGCTCTTAATTTTCACCAGAAACAATTGATTAGTATCATTCAAGATTATGACAATACAGATTACTGGCACTTGCCCAATTTAGAACAAAGCAAAAGTAGTTTGAGTTATGATGCCATAACAGATGTTTTGGCTGCCAAGGCACGTACTTGGTTTTTATATTATAAATATGGTCATGGCGACTCCAAAAAACTAGATGCGGCGCTAAAAACAATCCGCCTGTTTGATGAAATGGTCAATCACATTCGCGCTGATTTCTCTACTAGTGGCTCTAATATAGCTTGGTCGGACTTAACCTTGGATGCGTACGAAAATGGTATTGAGATTTGTCTAGCACTTTTCAAGGAGAAAGGAGACCCTATGCACAAAGAGTTGGCGCTGTATTACTCTGAGAAAAGCAAAGGCTTGACTTTATTAGAATCTTTTCAAAATACGAAAGCCAAAGAAGTCGCAGGACTCCCCGAAGCTGATTTGATAAAGGAGCGAGAACTTAAATTGGATATTGCTGATTTGCAACAAGAAGTCTTTTTGCTAACACAACAGAACAATCCTAAATTAGCAGACCAAATAGCAGCATTAAAAAAGCGTATTTTCCTAAAAAAAGAAATTTATCAAGATTTCTTAAAAGAGTTAGAACGCAATCACCCACAGTATTATAATACCAAATACAAACTTGAAATTCTTAATTTGACCCAAATGCGTGAATTATTAAAAGAAGACCAAGGTTTTGTAGAGTATTTTGTCGGAGATTCAAGTCTTTTTGCCTTTAAAATTACCAAAACAGAATTTGAAGTTTTCACCTTAGATGTTCAAGAAAATATGCTCCATCAAGTTGGCGATTTTAGAAAAAGCATTTATGGGTACTTTTTGTCTAGCAAGGATCGTAGCGAACAGATGAAATCTAAATATGCCAATCTATATGCCGATCAAGCATACCAACTATATCAAAACTTAGTTGCGCCTCTAGGCACATTGCCACATCGCTTGATAATTATTCCTGCAGGGCCAATGTGCGACATGCCATTCGAGCCTCTCTTGACTCAAAAAGTTGACGAACCTGAAAACTATCAAGCGCATCCTTATTTGTTGCACGACCATTTGATTAGCTACTGTTATTCGGCTACGCTTCTCAAAGAAATGATGCACAAACAGCATCTACCAACAGACTATACCTATGTTGGTTTTGCTCCTTCTTTTGGAGAAAGTGCGGTTAGTATTATTCGAGGTAAACGTTTTGCTTTATCTCCGTTGGCTTATAACAAGCCTGAAATAGAAAACATCAACCACCTATTGGGAACAGGAACTATTTTCAAAGATCAAGATGCTACCGAAAATCAATTTAAAGCAATTGCTTCGGATTATAAAATTATTCATTTTGCCACACATGGTATGGCCAATAGTAATGATCCTGATTATTCTTTATTGGCATTTACAGAGGTAGAAGATGAGGAAGAAAACGAGTTTTTATATGTAAGTGACTTGTACAATTTAGAGCTCAATGCAGAAATGGTTGTTTTAAGTGCCTGCGAAACTGCCTTGGGAAAAAATTTTAGAGGAGAAGGGATTATGAGTTTGGCTAGAGGTTTTTCGTATGCAGGTACCAAAAGTATTTTTACAACATTATGGAGTGTTAACGATCAATCTACTTATAACATTATTAAAAGTTATTATACCTACCTACAACAAGGAAAAGATAAAGACGAAGCATTGCGTCTTTCTAAAATTGATTATATTCAAAAAGCATCGCATTTTACAGCACACCCCTTCTTGTGGAGTCCGTACATTCTCATTGGAGACACGGACGAGGTTCCTGCACTTCAAAAACAGAATGCTTGGATGTGGATTGGTGGTGGTATCGTTGTACTCCTACTATTAGGAGGACTCCTTTTTTCATTTCTACGCAAAGAAAAGCAATAA
- a CDS encoding D-2-hydroxyacid dehydrogenase has translation MIKILVNDGIHPDGKLLMEEAQYHVDDTKIPQEELSEKLPNYDAIIVRSATKVRKELIDQCPNLKVIARGGVGMDNIDVEYARSKGIKVINTPKASSQAVAELVIGHFFTLSRFLHRANRDMATKGATEFKALKKQYAGGVQLRGKTVGIIGFGRIGQEVARLALGLGMRVLASDLYDNTVNIDLSTPGAADVAFSVRLTTVPLSRVLSDSDYITIHVPSSDKPVIGTEEFQKLKDGVFLVNTSRGGTIDEEALLEALNNGKVAGAALDVFVNEPTPNPELLNHPKISVSPHIGASTLEAQRNIGLELADTFIDFFGEDN, from the coding sequence ATGATCAAGATTTTAGTTAATGATGGTATTCACCCAGATGGTAAACTGCTTATGGAAGAAGCACAATATCATGTTGATGATACTAAGATTCCTCAAGAAGAATTATCTGAAAAATTACCGAACTATGATGCTATTATTGTTCGCTCTGCAACAAAAGTTCGCAAAGAGTTGATTGATCAATGTCCTAATCTAAAAGTTATCGCTAGAGGTGGTGTTGGAATGGATAATATTGATGTCGAGTATGCTCGTTCTAAAGGTATCAAGGTCATTAATACACCAAAGGCATCGTCACAAGCTGTGGCTGAGCTGGTAATAGGGCACTTTTTTACTTTGTCTCGTTTTTTGCATCGTGCCAATAGAGATATGGCGACCAAAGGAGCTACAGAGTTTAAAGCTTTGAAGAAGCAGTATGCAGGTGGTGTGCAACTTAGAGGCAAAACAGTAGGAATTATTGGTTTTGGTCGTATCGGTCAAGAGGTTGCTCGTTTGGCATTGGGCTTAGGTATGCGTGTTTTGGCTTCTGATTTGTATGATAATACTGTCAATATAGATTTAAGTACGCCAGGTGCAGCAGACGTTGCTTTTTCAGTTCGCTTAACTACAGTGCCATTGTCTAGAGTTTTATCGGATAGTGATTATATTACCATTCACGTTCCGAGTAGCGATAAACCTGTGATAGGAACAGAAGAGTTTCAGAAGCTAAAAGATGGCGTATTTCTAGTCAATACCTCTAGAGGAGGTACAATTGATGAGGAAGCATTGTTGGAGGCACTTAACAATGGAAAAGTAGCAGGAGCTGCTTTGGATGTTTTTGTCAATGAACCTACTCCTAATCCTGAGCTTTTGAATCATCCTAAGATTTCTGTATCGCCTCATATTGGCGCTTCAACTTTAGAAGCACAACGCAATATTGGTTTGGAGTTGGCCGATACTTTTATCGATTTTTTTGGAGAAGATAATTAA
- a CDS encoding protein-disulfide reductase DsbD domain-containing protein, whose product MKYLFSILLVTFSVLTYAQNNNTVSWSFESKKTASNEYTIQMKATIKDGWYVYSQYLESDDGPIRTAIVLEENAGVELVGKAEEEGNKVSGFDSLFDMDITKYKKQLIITQKIKASKVKTLKGYITFMTCNDEQCLPPTDVPFEIKLK is encoded by the coding sequence ATGAAATACCTTTTTTCTATTTTATTAGTAACATTTTCTGTACTTACTTATGCCCAAAATAACAATACTGTTTCTTGGTCGTTTGAAAGTAAAAAAACGGCTTCTAATGAATATACGATTCAAATGAAAGCGACCATTAAAGATGGCTGGTATGTATATTCTCAATATTTAGAAAGTGATGATGGTCCTATTCGTACAGCAATTGTTCTAGAAGAAAACGCAGGAGTCGAATTAGTAGGAAAAGCTGAAGAAGAAGGGAATAAAGTTTCTGGATTTGATAGCCTTTTTGATATGGATATTACCAAGTATAAAAAACAGTTAATTATTACTCAAAAAATAAAAGCATCGAAAGTAAAAACGCTAAAGGGATACATTACTTTTATGACTTGTAACGATGAACAGTGCTTACCACCAACAGATGTTCCTTTTGAAATAAAATTAAAATAA
- a CDS encoding protein-disulfide reductase DsbD domain-containing protein, whose protein sequence is MRHLISTFLLLCLTSICLMAQDSPVKYTWEAQSLGGNEFEITFKAKIQDGWYTYSQFLESEDGPIPTTITFESNNETKNGKSTEKTSKASNKVSGFDELFEMNITKYKKDLSIQQKITVKDINKPVTGFLEYMTCDDTKCMPPTAVEFEFIPAKLVAAASNDNATATNDIASTNTDEQPAVTEEPISTPSANPAQPVSWVVEFNKVSENEVDLIAKATIGEGWYVYSQTLESEDGPVATSINFEGDAVVEEVSNVESASKPEYKLQMMDEVFDMELTKYKHDFTITQRIKVKDPKVPVKGYLNYMTCDATKCMPPTDVEFSFSFMGGNGVTGNEYNGTIKGDVFNPSREKLLTSLETPLGKCDGEVGMTVNNNVDVVGMSLWTIFILGFGGGLLALLTPCVFPMIPMTVSLFSKGKKSKKEGIKNALIFGGSIIIIYVALGLFITLTFGENALNLLSTHWAMNLTFFALFTIFAFSFFGYFEITLPSSWANKADQASMKGGLIGTFFGAFSIALVSFSCTGPIVGTLLVQAAVNGGVVGPTVGMLGFSIALALPFTLFAAFPSWLQSLPNSGGWMTSMKVVLGFLELALGLKFLSTADLTEHWGILPYELFIGLWAIIFLGMTLYLFGIIRFPHDNPNAKITNKRKALGAFAGILTISILSGFMTNPQTNAFKTPFWLSGLAPSACYSYIKPCQTPANESSEFAFSDHCPPGINQCFDDYDEALKYAKSVNKPILVDFTGYGCVNCRKMEENVWIDEEINKMLNEDYVLVSLYVDDRKKLDQVLKTPEGVKIRNVGNKWAEFQKVNFKKSSQPYYALITPDEQVLNTPRAYTPDIPTYHNFLKCGLKTFKESSN, encoded by the coding sequence ATGAGACACCTTATCTCCACTTTTCTGCTACTTTGCCTGACTTCGATTTGCTTAATGGCACAAGATAGCCCTGTAAAGTACACTTGGGAAGCCCAATCCCTTGGTGGCAATGAATTTGAAATCACCTTTAAGGCAAAAATTCAAGATGGGTGGTATACCTATTCTCAATTTTTAGAAAGTGAAGATGGTCCCATACCAACGACCATTACATTTGAGTCGAACAACGAAACAAAAAATGGAAAATCGACCGAAAAAACAAGCAAAGCATCTAATAAGGTCTCAGGTTTTGATGAGTTGTTTGAGATGAATATTACTAAGTACAAAAAGGACTTAAGTATTCAACAGAAAATTACCGTAAAAGATATTAACAAACCTGTTACTGGTTTTTTGGAGTACATGACTTGTGACGATACCAAATGCATGCCTCCCACTGCGGTAGAATTTGAGTTCATTCCTGCAAAATTAGTTGCTGCCGCTAGCAATGACAATGCTACCGCAACTAATGACATAGCTTCCACAAACACCGATGAGCAGCCAGCAGTAACCGAAGAACCGATATCTACTCCCAGTGCTAATCCGGCACAACCTGTTAGTTGGGTAGTTGAATTTAACAAAGTTTCTGAAAACGAAGTGGATTTAATTGCCAAAGCTACTATTGGTGAGGGTTGGTATGTTTACTCTCAAACATTAGAAAGCGAAGATGGTCCAGTAGCAACAAGCATCAATTTTGAAGGGGATGCTGTTGTTGAAGAAGTTTCTAACGTAGAATCTGCCAGTAAACCAGAATATAAATTGCAAATGATGGACGAGGTGTTTGATATGGAATTGACCAAATACAAACATGATTTTACCATCACACAACGCATCAAAGTTAAAGATCCCAAAGTTCCTGTAAAAGGCTATTTGAACTATATGACTTGTGATGCTACTAAATGTATGCCTCCTACCGATGTAGAGTTTAGTTTTAGTTTTATGGGAGGTAATGGTGTTACAGGGAATGAATACAATGGTACTATTAAAGGAGATGTTTTTAATCCAAGTCGTGAAAAATTACTTACTTCTTTAGAAACACCACTAGGAAAATGCGATGGCGAGGTTGGTATGACTGTTAACAACAATGTAGATGTTGTAGGTATGAGCCTTTGGACTATCTTTATTTTAGGTTTTGGAGGCGGTTTGTTAGCTCTCTTGACACCTTGTGTTTTTCCTATGATTCCGATGACCGTTTCTTTATTTTCAAAAGGTAAAAAGAGTAAAAAAGAAGGGATTAAAAATGCACTTATTTTTGGTGGTTCTATTATCATAATTTATGTTGCTTTAGGCTTATTTATTACCTTAACATTTGGAGAAAATGCTTTAAACTTACTCTCTACTCACTGGGCAATGAACCTGACCTTCTTTGCACTATTCACTATATTTGCATTCTCTTTCTTTGGTTACTTCGAAATCACTCTACCATCTTCTTGGGCGAACAAAGCCGATCAAGCCTCTATGAAAGGTGGATTGATCGGGACATTTTTTGGAGCTTTTTCCATTGCTTTGGTTTCATTTTCTTGTACAGGACCTATTGTCGGTACATTATTGGTTCAAGCTGCTGTTAACGGTGGTGTTGTCGGACCAACAGTTGGTATGTTAGGCTTTTCTATCGCTCTAGCATTACCATTCACTTTATTTGCTGCTTTTCCTAGTTGGCTACAATCTTTGCCAAACTCAGGGGGTTGGATGACTTCAATGAAAGTTGTTTTAGGTTTTTTAGAATTGGCTTTAGGTTTGAAATTTTTGTCCACAGCAGATTTGACAGAGCATTGGGGAATTCTACCTTACGAGTTATTTATTGGTTTATGGGCAATCATCTTCTTAGGAATGACGTTGTATTTATTCGGCATTATTCGCTTTCCACACGACAATCCTAATGCTAAGATCACAAATAAGCGTAAAGCCTTAGGAGCATTTGCAGGTATTTTGACAATATCTATCTTGTCTGGATTCATGACAAATCCTCAAACTAATGCCTTCAAAACTCCATTTTGGCTAAGTGGGCTAGCTCCATCTGCTTGTTACTCTTACATTAAACCTTGCCAAACTCCTGCTAATGAAAGCTCTGAATTTGCCTTTAGTGACCACTGCCCTCCTGGTATCAATCAATGTTTTGATGACTATGATGAAGCCTTGAAATACGCCAAGTCTGTCAATAAGCCTATTCTAGTAGATTTTACAGGTTATGGATGTGTTAACTGTCGTAAAATGGAAGAAAATGTTTGGATTGATGAGGAAATTAACAAAATGCTTAACGAGGATTATGTTTTGGTCTCTTTGTATGTAGATGATCGTAAAAAACTAGACCAAGTGTTAAAGACACCTGAAGGGGTAAAGATTCGCAATGTTGGAAATAAATGGGCTGAATTTCAGAAAGTAAATTTCAAAAAATCGTCTCAACCTTACTATGCTTTAATTACTCCAGATGAACAGGTCTTAAATACACCTAGAGCGTATACACCAGATATACCAACTTACCATAATTTCTTAAAATGTGGTCTTAAAACATTCAAAGAATCAAGCAACTAA